The region GGTCCATATTTGAGACGATATCAGCGGCAGACTTGCCACGGATCGTATAGTGCTTGATCTCGGTTTTGGTTTCCACATCAGCATAGGCCATATTGCCGATAACCAGAAAACCGGCCGCCAGAGCGGTTATACGTCCAACCCTATTGCCCCAACCTGTCCACAACACGATACGCAACCCTCACCTGTCCCGATACGAGTTTCCAAGTGTTGCACGAGCCTGTGCCCACTGCAATCAACAAGTGCCACTTTCTGTCAGACAACACACAAGTCATCCGGCTCCATCATGGATGGCTCAAGCATTTGCTCAGTTGCGACAGACCGGAACAGGGAGTGCCCCAGACGCGGCGCGGCGCCGTCCACATTTGGCGCTCCCGCCTTGTTACGATCCGATCTGGAGACCGTACGGGTCTCGAAATTGAATCGGGTTCGACCTGTCGTATTCACTGCAGATGCATGCAGATGATAACCGGAGAAGGCCACGATCTCGCCAGGCCTGATATCAAGCGGAAGCACAGAAGACGCGTCCGGTTCTTCTGTCACAGTCGGCAAAAGAGGATAGTCGCTACGATCCCCTGACCGGACACGCCGCATCAGTTCATCGAAATCCCAATCACCGCTGTCATTGGCAATCGGAGTGTCCCAGTAGTACGGATAGAAGAGTACGGTTGTTGCTTCCTGGATATCGTAGATCGGGGCCCACCAGTTGATCTGCTGCGCGATATTTGTCGCCCAACCATCTCTGTGAGCAGGCAACGCTCTGACACGCCAGCTCCACAGCGCCTGATTACTGGGCTGGCGCCTCAGCTTGCGGATATCCTCATAGACATCAGACGGATCATATCCAAGCTCCTCAAACATGCCCCGATAAAGCCGGGAAACATCCTCATCTGTCCTGAACCGCTTGGCGACCTCACCAACAATCCTGTTGAAACTCTCGCCATCCAGATGATTTTCCGCGTCCCTCGGATCATGTGGGGAGAAGGCCTCCTTAAGGGCAAGGCGAGCCCAGTCTGACAGCGCCTTGACGGACTGTAATTCTGTCAGAATCACAATCTCACCGGAAAAGACACGTTCCCCCAACTCGTCACATCCGATCTCACGCCCCAGTCGAACAACACACATCTGCATGAACCCCAGCTTTCAATAGGAATTGCAGACTTGCCATTGATCAGAGCTGCATTCTAGCTTCCCGGCGTCACAGAAGTCGCATGATGAACAGACGTACAATTTGCCGCACGGCATCCAGCAACAGAAATCGGTTGCTACAATCAAACCGGTAGCACTTTGGCAAAATCTTCTTAAGCCGGGATACGCAAAGTTACCCGCAGGCCACCGGCGGGGCTGTCCGACAGCTGGATATCACCGCCGTGCCCGCGGGCCGCATCCCGCGCGATGGTCAATCCGAGGCCTGTTCCACCGATGTCCTGGTTTCTGGCACTGTCAACACGGTAGAACGGCTTGAATACATTATCCCGCTCCTCAGCAGAAATCCCTGGCCCGTTATCGTCGACAATGACTGTAAGCCAGCCGCCGGAATGGTCTCCTGCCACCGTCACCTGATCCGCGAATTTGGCTGCATTCCGGATAAGGTTCCCGATGCAGCGTTTCATCGCACCCGGCCTCAGGAAAACAGACGGCTCCCCTTCAAAGGACAGGGAAACACGTGCACCTTCATGAGAGACTTCACCAGCCAGACCAGACAACAGGACGGCTATGTTAACGTCCTCCGGCTCTTCACCCGCTGTACCTTTGGCAAAGGCCATATAGTCTTCCATCATCCGCTGCATCTCATCCACATCCGCTTCCATGTCACGGGCCTCGGGATTATCTCCCAGCAGCGCCAGCTGAAGCTTGAAGCGGGTCAGGATGGTGCGAAGGTCATGGCTGACGCCTGCCAGCATCGTGGTGCGCTGGTCAATCTGCCGCTCGATCCGTCGGCTCATCTCGATAAAGGCAAGACTTGCCTGACGCACTTCCCGAGCGCCCCTTGGCCTGAAGTCCCGCGGCACGGCACGCCCTTTACCGAAGCGCTCCGCAGCTTCCGCCAACCGCTGGATCGGGCGGATCTGGTTTCGCAGAAACAGGATCGAGACGAGGATCAGCACAAGAGCTGTCCCCATCATCCAGACAATGAAGATATGTGAGTTGGAGGCATAAGTCTGACTGCGGCGGGCAAAGACCTGGAGAATACGTCCGTCCAGCGCAACACGGATTTCGACAAGATTGGACCGCCCCACAGTATCAAGCCAGAACGGCCGGCCAATCCTGCTGCCAAGCTCGGCGCTCAAGGCCCGGTCGAGCAGGGAGAAGAACGGTTTCGGTCCCGTACGCGGCAGCGTGTCCTCTTCCAGAAAGGCCATATTCAGCCCCAGACGTTGGGCTGCTATCTCAACAATCTTGTCCTGCTGTTCAGGCTCCTTGAACGTATCTGCCAGCTCAATCACTGCCGCAATGTCTTGCGACAGAGACGCAGACAGACGCTGGGTCAC is a window of Coralliovum pocilloporae DNA encoding:
- a CDS encoding sensor histidine kinase; translated protein: MTEHRPSPLGFWHRFARGLARRMPKGLFGRSLLIVIMPMVILQSVLAFVFMERHWQTVTQRLSASLSQDIAAVIELADTFKEPEQQDKIVEIAAQRLGLNMAFLEEDTLPRTGPKPFFSLLDRALSAELGSRIGRPFWLDTVGRSNLVEIRVALDGRILQVFARRSQTYASNSHIFIVWMMGTALVLILVSILFLRNQIRPIQRLAEAAERFGKGRAVPRDFRPRGAREVRQASLAFIEMSRRIERQIDQRTTMLAGVSHDLRTILTRFKLQLALLGDNPEARDMEADVDEMQRMMEDYMAFAKGTAGEEPEDVNIAVLLSGLAGEVSHEGARVSLSFEGEPSVFLRPGAMKRCIGNLIRNAAKFADQVTVAGDHSGGWLTVIVDDNGPGISAEERDNVFKPFYRVDSARNQDIGGTGLGLTIARDAARGHGGDIQLSDSPAGGLRVTLRIPA